Part of the Leptolyngbya sp. BL0902 genome, GGGCAGCTCCCGGCTTGACAGATCTGGCTGCTCTCTGGCAGTCCTGGCGAGAGTCTTGGCATCCCTCCCTCTCCGAGCCCCTCACGGTCTTGATCGCGGCGATAGAAGCCGCCGAAGCGGATGAAGACACCCTAGAACTAACGCTCAACCAACTGCTCCTAGCGCAAAGTGCCCTGCGACCGGGCCGCTTTGCCCTCACTGGAGCCACCGCCATTGGCCCCACCCAGCCCCGCAACGAAGATGCCTGCTGGCCCGATAGCACCCTCCTCGACACCCGTGCCGAGAACGGCCTTCAGGTGGGCATCGTCTGCGATGGGGTAGGTGGCCACGACGGTGGTGAAGTGGCGAGTCAGTTGGCCATTCAGTCCCTCAAACTGCAACTGCAAACCTTCCTGGCGGAGGTGGAGAAGGAGACTCAAATTCTGCCGCCCCAGGTGATCATTCAGCAGATTGAGGCCGTTCTGCGCATCGTCAACGACTTAATCAGCTTTCAAAACGACAGCCAAAGCCGGGTGGGACGGCAACGCATGGGCACCACCCTGGTGATGGCGGTATTGGTGCCCCAACGGGTGATTACCGAGGCCGGGGCGCAGCGGGTCACGGAGGTCTACCTAGCCCACATTGGCGACAGTCGCGCCTACTGGATCACCCCCGACTATTGCCACCTGCTGACCGTGGATGACGACATCGCCGGACGGGAGGTGATCGCCGGACGCCAAACCCTCTCCCTCGCCCTAGAACGCAGCGACGCCGGAGCCCTCACCCAAGCTCTGGGCACCCGCAGCGGCGACTATTTCCATCCCCATATTCGGCGCTTTGTCCTGGATGAAACGGGGGTTTTGCTGCTGTGTTCCGATGGCCTCAGCGACCACTACCGCATCGAAGACGCCTGGGCCAACTACATCGGTCTGATTGTGAAAGACATCGTTACTTTAGAATCGGCGGTGGCCTCCTGGCTGGAGTTGGCTAACCAAAAAAACGGCCACGACAACGTAGCAGTGGTGCTTATCCACCATCGCATTGCTGCCCCCGTCGAGGCACCGACCGAGGCTGAAACCACGGCCCCTCGCGTTTCCCCCACCGAATCCACCCTCTACGGCGAAACCTCAGAGGAAGAAGCCAGTGCGCCCCTCACACCCAAGCCCAAGCCTGTGCCCCTGTGGGTACTGCTGCTGTCGGGGGCCATTTTGCTCACCGCCGTAGCCAGTTGGTGGTTTACCCGTCCCACGCCAGAGCCCACCACGCCCGAAGATGCCATCGAAATCCCTGTGGTGCCCCCCAGCGACATCAACCCACTTGACCCCGAATCACAGCCTGAGTCTGAGGAGGGCGCTGATCCCGATACCCCCAATTAGGGCAGTTCTCGCCAGCGGAGCCACCCTTATCGCCCCGGAATCAGCCCAGCACCTAGGCGTTTCATCACCCGGTTGGCAATGTCGGCGTACTGCACTTCCCCCGCCAAAATTTGGCCTAGGCGCTGGGTGGCGGTGGGGCGTTTAATGCCCACTCGGTAGCCAATCCCCGGCACCCGGAAGAACAGGCCCGAAATCCGTTTGGCCCACTGCATATCCGCCCCCCAGGATGTCTGCATCTCAGCGGTATAGTCCGCCAGGGCACCCGTTTCGCCGGATAAGGCCCGATGGATTGCCGCCGCTGCCTTGACGCCGCTAATCATGCCGGGACGAATGCCCTCGGCACTGAGGGGATCCACAATCGCCGCCGCCTCGCCCACCAGCACCGCCCGCTCCCTGTGGAGGGGATGCTGGCCATCCCACAGCTTCAGCGCATGGTGATAGGTCTGGGCCTGGGCGGGGTTGACGCCAATGGTTTGGCAATAGCGATCTAGGGCGGTTTGATAGTCCGCTGTGGCCTTATCTGCGGCCTTACCAACGGCGGATTTGCCTACAAAGGACGCCGCCCCAATGGAATAGCCCTGGCGCTTAGGAAAGTTCCACAGACAGCCCTGCTTCACCAGGCCAAACTCAAAGCTCATCGGGAAGGTGTCCGCCACGGGATCGGCGGTCGTCACTTCCAACAGCGTCGCGATACGCAGGGGCAGGCTCGGAAAGCCCAGCCACCCCGCCATCGGCCCCTGGGCTCCATCTGCCGCCACCAGGTAAGACGCGGTGAACGGGCCGCTGGGTGTGGAAACCTGCCACCGATCCCCGGCTAGGGCGATCCCCGTCACAGGGGTGCCGTCCTTGACCTCTGCCCCCTGGGCTTGGGCTTGCTGCACTAGGAACTGATCAAACACCTCCCGCCGCACCATCCAAATCGGCTCGGCGGTTTCGAGGGCGGCGTCAATGGGGTCGTCAAGTTGGTAGGTATAGCGCACTTGCCGCCGCTGGTTGTCGATGGCGGGGGCAAAGTCGAAGTCAAAATACTGGGCCACACTGGGGGAAACCGCCCCACTGCAAGGCTTGTAGCGCGGGAGAGAAGCCGCTTCCAGAACCAGCACCGAACGCCCCTGCTTGGCCAGGTGGTAGGCTGCTGACGATCCCGCTGGCCCCGCTCCCACCACAATACAATCGTAAATCCGGTCGTCCATCGCGCTTCTCACCCCTCTCCGTACCCGCTCTATGTCCTCCCAGCCTAGGGGAAAACCAGATGCCTTGATGCATCGATCCGAAAATATGTTAAGTTGTGTTAATAGTCTAGGGATTGTCGGCTATCAAGCCTCACAACAACGCTTAGGCGGGTTAAACCCAGCCATCACCAGATTCCCTTGGGTGGATAAATCCGGTGGTAGGTATCCAAACTCGCTCTCAAAGTATGCGTTTTCAAACGATGCCCTAGGGCCACAGCAATGGGAGGTACTGTTCATTCTTCCTGATGCTGAAGGATAACATCTGTACCTGTTGTTGTTAGGAATTGATGCATGGGGCTGAAGCCGACCGTTGCCTTTAACCATTTAGGATGCGAGAAAAATCGCGTTGATACGGAACATATGCTGGGCTTGCTGGTGCAGGCGGGCTATGGCGTGGATGCCAACGAAGAATTGGCCGATTACGTGGTGGTCAACACCTGTAGCTTCATTGAGGAAGCCCGCAAGGAGTCGGTGCGGACGCTGGTGGAACTGGCGGAAGCAAATAAGAAGATTGTGATCACGGGCTGTCTGGCCCAGCATTTTCAAGACGAATTGCTGGACGAATTGCCGGAAGCCGTGGCCCTGGTGGGTACCGGAGACTACAACCGCATCGTGGAAGTGATCGAGCGGGCCGAGGCCGGGGAACGGGTGAAGCTGGTGACGCCAGAACCCACCTACATCGCCGATGAAACCGTGCCCCGCTACCGCACCACCGCCTCCAGTGTGGCCTACCTGCGGGTGGCGGAGGGCTGCGACTACCGCTGCGCCTTCTGCATCATCCCCCACCTGCGCGGCAACCAGCGATCCCGCTCCATCGAGTCCATCGTGGCCGAGGCCAAACAACTGGCCGACGAAGGGGTGCAGGAACTGGTGTTGATCTCCCAAATCACCACTAACTACGGTTTGGATCTCTACGGCAAGCCTGCCCTGGCGGAACTGCTACGGGCCTTGGGCGAGGTGGATGTGCCCTGGATTCGGATGCACTACGCCTACCCCACGGGGCTGACTCCGAAGGTCATTGACGCCATCCGCGACACCCCGAACGTCCTCCCCTACCTGGATTTGCCCCTCCAGCATTCCCACCCGGAGGTGCTGCGGGCCATGAATCGGCCTTGGCAAGGGCAGGTCAACGACGACGTGATCCACCGCATCAAAGACGCCCTCCCCGAAGCGGTGCTGCGAACCACCTTCATTGTGGGATTTCCTGGGGAAACCGACGAACATTTCGAGCATCTGCTGGCCTTTGTGGAACGCCACCGCTTTGATCACGTCGGCGTGTTCTCCTTCTCTGCTGAGGAAGGCACCCCCGCCTACAGCCTGCCCAACCAAATTCCCGAAGCCCTGCGGGAACAGCGGCGCGAAACCCTAATGCTGGCCCAACAGCCCATCGCCTGGGCCAACAATCAGGCGGAAATCGGCAAGACCGTGGACGTGCTGATCGAGCAGGAAAACCCCGCCACGGGCGTTACCATCGGTCGCTCTAGCCGCTTTGCCCCAGAGGTGGATGGCGTCGTCTACGTCACGGGTTCGGCCCCGCTGAACGACATTGTCCCCGTCACCATCACCGCCGCCGACACCTACGACCTGTTTGGTCAGATCGCCGAAGTGCCCTAGCCCCAGCGATCCCAGCGGTGGATCCCCCTGGTTTTATGCCCCCTAGCGGCCTCTGTTTTCCCGTTTCTCCCGACTGTGTCATCTCTTCGAGGATTCGTTATGACCTTCTCCTTTGCCAGCCTAGGTTTGTCGGCTGCCCGTGTTAGCCACCTAGAATCCCTGGGCTACCACGAGCCCACCGCCATCCAAGCGGAGGCCATTCCCCACCTGCTATCGGGCCGGGACTTGATTGGTCAGGCACAGACCGGGACGGGCAAAACCGCTGCCTTCTCCCTGCCGCTGATGGAGCAGGTGGATCCCAATAATCCCGCTGTCCAAGCTCTGGTGCTAACCCCGACGCGGGAACTGGCGCTGCAAGTCTGCCAAGCCATGCGGAGCTACCGCATCCAGGGACGCCCCAAAATCCTGGCGCTCTATGGTGGCCAATCCATCGACCGTCAGCAAGAACAGCTCCGGCGTGGGGCGCAGATTGTGGTGGGTACTCCAGGCCGTGTCCTCGACCTGCTGAACCGAGGCACCCTCTCCCTCAAAAGCCTGGGCTGGCTGGTGCTGGATGAAGCCGACGAAATGCTGAATATGGGCTTCATTCAGGATGTGGAAAAAATCCTCAGCAAAGCCCCCGCCAATCGCCAAACCGCCTTTTTCTCCGCCACCATGGCCCCAGAGATTCGGGAACTGACCACCAAGTTCCTGCAATCCCCCGTCACCGTCACTATCCAAGCCGCCAAAGCCTCGCCTCGGCACATTCAACAAATGTCCTACGTGGTGCCTCGCGGCTGGACGAAGGTTCGCGCCCTGCAACCGATTCTAGAAATCCAAGACCCCGAATCCGCCATCATCTTTGTGCGGACGCGCCGCACCGCCAGCGATCTCACCCGCCAGTTGCAGGCTGCTGGCTACAGTGTGGACGAATACCACGGCGACCTCAGCCAGTCCCAGCGGGAACGCCTGCTGCTGCGGTTCCGCCAACAACAGGTGCGCTGGGTCGTCGCCACCGATATCGCCGCCCGGGGCATCCATGTGGATGACCTCACCCACGTCATCAACTTTGACCTCCCCGATGCCGTGGAAAACTACGTCCACCGCATTGGCCGCACCGGACGGGCCGGAAAAACCGGGGTCGCCATTTCCCTGGTGACGCCCCTAGAAAAGTACAAGCTGCGCCAAATTGAACGGCAAACCAAGCAGCCCATGACCATCATGCAAATCCCCACCCGCGCCGAGATTGCCGCCCGCAATCTGGAACGGCTGCGGAGCCAAGTGCGGGAAGCCATCACCAGCGAACGGCTGGCCTCCTTCCTGCCCATTGTGTCCCAACTCAGCGAAGAGTACGACATCCACACCATCGCCGCCGCCGCCCTGCAAATGGCCTACGACCACACCGTACCTGCATGGCAGCGCAGCGATCACCATGTGCAGACCGAATCTAGCCCTAAGACGTCGGGAAGCCATAAATCCATCCCCGCCCCCAAAAAGCGCAGCCAGCGAGTTTCCCAAAACCAACCTGTAGAATCTCCTGGCAATTAAAGGCCACCCCAGTGTGAAAACGTTTAGGTGAGTGTTATTTCGTTAGATTACGTATGAAACAACACAACCTAAACTCTGAGGCATCCTAGAATTAGGTCAGTACCGGATCGTGCCGCTGCCTAGTCTGGGAGGTTTTGAGCCATGCTGGTCATGATGACGGATAACCAAATCATCTCGCCCCACACGATCTGTCAGAACTGTCTTCTGGCAGATCACAATGGAGAACCCCGGTGGCGACAGGGCAGTTTAGGGTGCGGTCGCCTAGTGTCTGGGCTGAGTCATGGACAACCTGCCCAGTTTGAATGCCAAATGGGCTTTCGTGTCGCCAGTGTTGATTGACCGTATCCCCTCAGCAATCGCTAAGACGCTGGGGGTGATGATACAGGCATGGGCTAGGAGATGCAACGCTGTAACGGAGCAGAGAGCCGTTAGATAGGGCGCTTGATGCGCTGTCATTGCTTTGGGTCAATTAAGCCCTCCGTTGGCAGACAGCTTGCTCATCAGCCCGTTGTGGGGGAATAGCTGTAGTGCGTTATGTCCTGTGTCAAAAACCAGGCGCTGTGGCGCATTTCTGATTGCCCATTGGACTCCATAGGCATCGATCTGGTTGACTGACAAAACTTGCTAGAACCCATCTTCATCGAAGGGGCCAGAGACCTGAACCCTACGTGAATCCAATGCGGTAGAGGAATGGTTTTCGCGTCTGCTGAAAATCCTTTTTCAGTCAGGGCATCAGTCCTCACTGTACTGTGGATATTATGATCCTGGCGGCAAAATCTCTGACAGAGAAAGCAAAATATCGGAGAAATTCAGAGGCGACATTTGATTCGGCTCAGTCAAGATGAGGTGGTGACAATAGCCCATTGCCGTAGGTTCGCGAAAGAGATGGATCTGGCGATTTTTGAGATCCAGAACCCAATAATCGGCAATGCCCGCTTGGGCATAGAGCTTGGCTTTTACCTCGCAATCTTGCCGTAGGGTGGAATCGGCCACCTCCACCACGAGATAAACCTGCTCTGGACGAGGATGCTGCTCGGCATAATCCAGAACGGTACCTTGCACAACCGCTAAATCCGGCTCCGGTTCCGAGAAATCGTCCAGTTGGATAGGGTCTTGGGTGCGAACTAGAGCGCGTTCTTCCAATTGGGCACGCAAGGCATTGGCTAGGAGATGCAGCGCTGTGACGTGGGGTGTGCCTTTGGGAGCCATTAGGGTGATCTGTCCAGCCAAAAGTTCTGTGCGTTCGTCGGCCCTGAAGAGGCCGAGTTCCCCCATGCGGTGGTAGTCTCGCACCGTCCATCGCTTGAGCTGGCTCGGTTCCAAGACTAGGGAACCGCTAGAAAGGGCGCTTGATGCCGTCATCGCTCTCCAGAGTTGGGGTCGGTAAAGCCCCCGTGTTTACAGGATAGTTTACCCAAGGGTGACTTATGGAGTAAGTCAAGTCAGGAACTATTGGGAAAACTGAAAAATCAGGGCATTGAAGAAAGCTGATCAAGGTTTTTGTAGAGAGCCTCAATTTCGCAAATCAAGTTAGTACTGCTAAGTACAAGGGCGTCGCCGTCCTGAAAAATCTGGGGAGCCCATAGATTATTGGAATGACACTGAAACCGTTCGACCAAAATTTGACTTTGGTGAATAAGCATATACTCTTCTAACGTAGAAATAGTTTTGTCATCGGAGAACTTATCGCCCCTATCAAAAGCCTCATTAGATTCAGATATAACTTCGATAATGAGCTTGGGATAGAGGATAAACTCCTCGATAGAGGTACGGTCACGCCTATCACAGGTAATGGTTAAATCAGGATAGTAAAAGAGATTAAGGGCTGGCAGACACACCTTCATACCCATAGCATAGGAAATGTAGTCCGTACCTCGTAGATGATTGACGAGGAGAGCTGAAATATTACCAGCAATGATGACATGGGCTTTACTGACCCCTGCCACTGCAATAAGCTGTCCTTGCAAATATTCGTGCTTAATCGGACTGATGCGTTCGATAGCTAAATACTCGTCAGTCGTAAAGCATGAATACCGTCTGTTTCTCCTGGTCATTGAAGTATATCTAGTGTTTGATCAATACTAAGCTTAAAGTAAGCGATGTGGACTTCTATATTACTTGGAATTACTTAAACCAAGATGGTGGCAGAAGGAATATTGGGCCTTTAGGATGTACACGAATAGAGTCTTCAAAGATCTCTGACCATTTCTCAAAACTCTGGGCAAGGTTTTCTTCCTGTTTTGCATCTATAGCCATCATTCCTAAACAGTCTGTCAAGTGAATTCTGGCTCGACGACCATCAAAGTTCTTGTAGACACCATCGAGCATCACGTAGAAATCGATAGTCATCACAGATTTAGGGGATTGTGAGACAGGCAAGGGAGAGATACTTTCTTGATGATTCCAGATGCCTGAGTAAGCGCAAAACTTTGATGGAGCGAACTGTTTAGAGTAAGGGTCAAATACAAAATAGGTGATGGTGCGCTGTCCCCACTTATCCCTTGCAGTAGGATCATGGAGAATTTCATGGTTCCATTGCCTCAAATTTAGAAAAATCTCCAAAAAGTCTCCAACAAAGTGGAGCCTTCTATCCTGGAGATCAAGAACAGATTCAGAAACAGCTATGGCACGAAGGATCTCCGCTTTGATATCCAGGAATTCGTTGACGATAGATTGCTCGGATAGGTGATTGATTCTTTTGATATTCTTTGGAGATAGTTGAGGCAAGAGAACCGTTTGAAATGCATTCATCCCGATCTCTCGCATGAGAGCAATCGTATTAGCAGCTAAATTCCGTCTTCCTCTGGCGACATGGGAGCTAACCATGCTAATAAAGGCATCATTGGTCTGTTGGGCCTGGAAGAGATGGGTTGTCGCAAATTTGGCATGATTCGCAACTGGATCAGCTCTGCTAACCTCAAATTCAATCCATAGCTTTCTATGATCTTCTTCTCTTTCTAAAAGTACGTCTGCCCTGGATGAATATCCCAGGATATCAGACAGTTCTTCTGGCAAGACTTGAACCTCTGAACGACACGACCAACCCGTTGGTAGTTGGCGGCTAAACTCGGTTTGTAGAAAGCTCGTTAGGCGACCCATCGTAGAGGGGTAATGGTTGTAATGCGCTAATTATATCGCCTGGACAAAAAACACGGGTATGGTCTACTTTTCAACTTCCTCCTTTCTCTCTGGCACCCCAACCCGGCTTCCCTCAGACAACTGCGATAATAAACGCAAACCCTCTCTGGCATTGCCATGGCAAAAATCACCCTCGACATCCCAGACGAGCTGATCGACCAACTCTCCGAACTAGGCCAGCCTATCGCAGACTGGCTACCCCAGCAGTTGCCCAACCTGCTCACCCAAGGTCGCCAACCCGCCATTCTCCCAGCCCACATCTACCGCTACATCCTCGACTTTATCGCTAGCGGCCCTACCCCCCAGGAAATCTTAGACTTTCGGCTCACCCCAGCCATGCAAGACCGTCTGCGCAGCTTAGTGGCTCGCGCCCGCTCCGGTGACCTCATCCCCTCAGAACAAGCCGAACTCGACGAATATGAGCGCATTGATCACATCATTGTCATGCTCAATGCAGGCCATTTCAGCAACCTGCTGGGGCAAGCATGAACAAAGCCTATATCTCTGTCAGCTTGCGTCGTTTCGTCGAGCAGCGGGCCAACAACCGATGCGAATATTGCCTACTGCCAGGGGCGGCCACCTTCTTCCCTCATGAAATTGACCACGTCATCGCTGAAAAGCACGGGGGCAAGACAGATGTCTCTTGCGGTACAACTCCCACAGATCGTCAATTCGCCTTGGTTCAGCCACTTTCTGAACCACCTCCGGCTTCGGAAACAGGCGATATTTTTCTTTGGTGGGGTCAAAGGTGCCATTCTTCAGATCCACCGCCAGCAACTCAGCCCGGTTTTCTGGGCCAACTCTCGATGCGTCGGCGTATCCTTGGCCCCGATGTAGCAGTAGTCCGCCTTGCCCTGGTACGTCCAGTAAAGCCGCAGCCATCCATGGCTCACGCCGATAGACACGCTCCCCTTTGGAGCCTTACGACGTCGTTGACGCTTTTCTGGGTGGACAGTATCGGCAGAAACCTCAAAAGTCGCTCTGTTCAACACGTTGGGCCATGGAACTCAATTATCCTAATCGCATCCGGATAATGAGTACTCCTGTATCTATCCATACCTCTCGGTGACGGCTTAATGAGAATTTCAGATTCCCAAAAACAACAATGCGTAAGGGCTAGAGTCCTTACGCATCAAAAGGTTTACGGACAGAGCAAGGGCGATGAGAGGGTTTATCGATCTGGCGAAATTTGGCTTCGTGTCTGAGGCTCTTGATGCCCCTGACTGTGTTGCTCAACGAAGTCGAGAATATGGCGATTAGCGTCTTCAGTATGGATTGGAATGGGCAGGGTCTCTGGCCCAGTGGC contains:
- a CDS encoding PP2C family protein-serine/threonine phosphatase; protein product: MNRAERFSSRYQPYLWVVGDGIETLPLDELVSQRYRVVAPRLWLDTQPEQRPDTPDTLPDQALPYLRTHSLRLHVPGLYGALQPGLSDPLLLLENAPIHPQAGVLFPAIETALAGADPLRQMQWLWQTWELWQRLAPYDLRRSLLQPQNLRVEGWRIRLLELYDDGAAPGLTDLAALWQSWRESWHPSLSEPLTVLIAAIEAAEADEDTLELTLNQLLLAQSALRPGRFALTGATAIGPTQPRNEDACWPDSTLLDTRAENGLQVGIVCDGVGGHDGGEVASQLAIQSLKLQLQTFLAEVEKETQILPPQVIIQQIEAVLRIVNDLISFQNDSQSRVGRQRMGTTLVMAVLVPQRVITEAGAQRVTEVYLAHIGDSRAYWITPDYCHLLTVDDDIAGREVIAGRQTLSLALERSDAGALTQALGTRSGDYFHPHIRRFVLDETGVLLLCSDGLSDHYRIEDAWANYIGLIVKDIVTLESAVASWLELANQKNGHDNVAVVLIHHRIAAPVEAPTEAETTAPRVSPTESTLYGETSEEEASAPLTPKPKPVPLWVLLLSGAILLTAVASWWFTRPTPEPTTPEDAIEIPVVPPSDINPLDPESQPESEEGADPDTPN
- a CDS encoding geranylgeranyl reductase family protein, which translates into the protein MDDRIYDCIVVGAGPAGSSAAYHLAKQGRSVLVLEAASLPRYKPCSGAVSPSVAQYFDFDFAPAIDNQRRQVRYTYQLDDPIDAALETAEPIWMVRREVFDQFLVQQAQAQGAEVKDGTPVTGIALAGDRWQVSTPSGPFTASYLVAADGAQGPMAGWLGFPSLPLRIATLLEVTTADPVADTFPMSFEFGLVKQGCLWNFPKRQGYSIGAASFVGKSAVGKAADKATADYQTALDRYCQTIGVNPAQAQTYHHALKLWDGQHPLHRERAVLVGEAAAIVDPLSAEGIRPGMISGVKAAAAIHRALSGETGALADYTAEMQTSWGADMQWAKRISGLFFRVPGIGYRVGIKRPTATQRLGQILAGEVQYADIANRVMKRLGAGLIPGR
- the rimO gene encoding 30S ribosomal protein S12 methylthiotransferase RimO yields the protein MGLKPTVAFNHLGCEKNRVDTEHMLGLLVQAGYGVDANEELADYVVVNTCSFIEEARKESVRTLVELAEANKKIVITGCLAQHFQDELLDELPEAVALVGTGDYNRIVEVIERAEAGERVKLVTPEPTYIADETVPRYRTTASSVAYLRVAEGCDYRCAFCIIPHLRGNQRSRSIESIVAEAKQLADEGVQELVLISQITTNYGLDLYGKPALAELLRALGEVDVPWIRMHYAYPTGLTPKVIDAIRDTPNVLPYLDLPLQHSHPEVLRAMNRPWQGQVNDDVIHRIKDALPEAVLRTTFIVGFPGETDEHFEHLLAFVERHRFDHVGVFSFSAEEGTPAYSLPNQIPEALREQRRETLMLAQQPIAWANNQAEIGKTVDVLIEQENPATGVTIGRSSRFAPEVDGVVYVTGSAPLNDIVPVTITAADTYDLFGQIAEVP
- a CDS encoding DEAD/DEAH box helicase — its product is MTFSFASLGLSAARVSHLESLGYHEPTAIQAEAIPHLLSGRDLIGQAQTGTGKTAAFSLPLMEQVDPNNPAVQALVLTPTRELALQVCQAMRSYRIQGRPKILALYGGQSIDRQQEQLRRGAQIVVGTPGRVLDLLNRGTLSLKSLGWLVLDEADEMLNMGFIQDVEKILSKAPANRQTAFFSATMAPEIRELTTKFLQSPVTVTIQAAKASPRHIQQMSYVVPRGWTKVRALQPILEIQDPESAIIFVRTRRTASDLTRQLQAAGYSVDEYHGDLSQSQRERLLLRFRQQQVRWVVATDIAARGIHVDDLTHVINFDLPDAVENYVHRIGRTGRAGKTGVAISLVTPLEKYKLRQIERQTKQPMTIMQIPTRAEIAARNLERLRSQVREAITSERLASFLPIVSQLSEEYDIHTIAAAALQMAYDHTVPAWQRSDHHVQTESSPKTSGSHKSIPAPKKRSQRVSQNQPVESPGN
- a CDS encoding Uma2 family endonuclease → MTASSALSSGSLVLEPSQLKRWTVRDYHRMGELGLFRADERTELLAGQITLMAPKGTPHVTALHLLANALRAQLEERALVRTQDPIQLDDFSEPEPDLAVVQGTVLDYAEQHPRPEQVYLVVEVADSTLRQDCEVKAKLYAQAGIADYWVLDLKNRQIHLFREPTAMGYCHHLILTEPNQMSPLNFSDILLSLSEILPPGS
- a CDS encoding Uma2 family endonuclease, coding for MTRRNRRYSCFTTDEYLAIERISPIKHEYLQGQLIAVAGVSKAHVIIAGNISALLVNHLRGTDYISYAMGMKVCLPALNLFYYPDLTITCDRRDRTSIEEFILYPKLIIEVISESNEAFDRGDKFSDDKTISTLEEYMLIHQSQILVERFQCHSNNLWAPQIFQDGDALVLSSTNLICEIEALYKNLDQLSSMP